In Malus sylvestris chromosome 2, drMalSylv7.2, whole genome shotgun sequence, the genomic stretch TGttctctttgttgttgtatatagATGAATTTAGTATCCCCTGGACCAATGTGCAGGGGTGGTAATGTTTCTACTCAAGCCGCTGAGCCTCATAAGAAGAATTTGTTCTTACAAAGTTTGTACGAGGAAGAGCAGGGGGATTTTTTGACTCTTCAAAGTGGTGTCAGTGGTGGGGAGGAGAGTTCTCAAAGAGAAATTCATGACAGCGAAATAGTGGAGAGTTTAGAAAATGGGGTCCGGTACTGGACTGATTTTTCAAAAGTTCACTACCATCCCCAGAGTTTATATGAATTGAGTGGATTGTGGGTGGATCCTCAGAAATTTGACAATTACGGGATTGGAAGAGAATCCTTATCTGCGGGTTTACAGGGAGAAGAAGTTAGTGAGAGGCTTCGCTTTTTTGTAGAAGAGTGTGACCATATTCaggtttatttttgttttacaaaCCTTTCTCCTATACTTTGatctatttacattttttttcttggctTAGTTTGTTTTGGGGAGGGGATGAGTTTCGATCTAAAGCTGTCGGTTAGTGCTAGTCgaatgagttttgttttcttagGTAAGGAGCGTGAGATGCCTACTTTGGTATATTGGTATTATAGATCATCACATATTTCTGAGATtactttccttttgttttatcGGTCTTCATTACGTATTCATCTGCAATACATCTAATTTTCGTTGTCAAATATACTCTAGAAGTACTATTTTCTATTAATCATGTACTTTATTTTAGCCTTGAGAAAGCCACGACTGTCCAATATGGTGTATAAGTAATGTCTTTCTAGTTATATGGACATATGTTAATTTGATTGAAACATCATCTATGACAATGACCTGTTCATTGTCCAAACTACATGAGCTATGTTTACATGGACTattgtctttttttgtttttgtttttgagattGATTGCTGCACTGGCTAATATTAACTTTGAATAAATCTTTCTTAGCCTTTTAAACATCAAGAGTAGAAGTAATATCCATATTTTCAGTTTCAAATGAGTTTCTGGTGCTCCTTTTTGGTATAAGCTTCTCAATGTTGGGGTTCAACATGAATTTTGATTTAATGTATAACCTTGAGTCTTTGTATTTTGACAGGGTTTTCAATTCATCGTTGATGACTCGGGAGGTTTCTCTCCTCTAGCTGTGGACGTTCTGGAGAGTATTGCTGATGAATACACAAATGCTCCTGTGATGCTTTATGCTGTGCGTGGTTCAGGTTCTTCCATGGACCCCAGAAGCCAGAAGCAGAGAGTCAGTAGGAAGCTTCACGATGCAGTTTCGTTTTCAATGCTGTCATCCTTATGCAAACTGATTGTTCCAGTTGGGCTACCCTCATTGAGTACAAGTAAGAAATTTTCCACTTGTCGAATGTATTATTCATACAATTGATTTTCAAGACTCTTCAGATTCATTTTACATGGTGCTCCAACATTGTGATTGTAGAGCCTTTTTTCCCCTCGGATGCCCGGTGTCATCCTATTTATCATGATGATATCATTAATATTCTTCTTAGGTAGTTAAATAGCCCACCAAAAGAGTATTGGCATAACTGATATGGAAGCTATGGTTTAAAAGCTTTATTTTGAACCAATGGTTTGCTATTCGGTTTCTATGGTCAGTGTAGATGCTCCCTTACTTTCTCTGTTCCGGATAAGTTTTCTTGTGGACTAATCATCCTTTCACTTGATTTGAAAGGCAAAGCTTCAACCTTTCTCAGCATCAACAATGAAAGGCCTTATCACTGCAGTGCAGCTTACGCTGCCACCCTACATTCTGTTAGTCTCCCTTTTCGAATGGAACCACTTGGGCCCACTGGAGACTCATCTTATGCTTCTGGTGCTGTGACTGTTAGTGAGGTTGTGCAAATCTTATCAGGGCAAGCTAGGCAAAATATGGTTGCCATTCTGGATGCTGCAATGCCATCCCCTTCTTTAGCTggtatttattttaattgattttcatATCAGTCCCTCAATTAATAGCAGTTATTTTGGTTAATTATTTGGCATTTTAAACAGGGAATTCGCTTGGTGAGACTTTATTAAGGAATTTGCAGCCATTGACACCAGAGACAGCAGAAGATGTTGAGGACTTACAGTCAGTAGAATCCATGACAGTCCATGGGGCCCTAGGATCAGGTACGTTTAGTACAGCATCAGTTGTTCCTTATTATGTTTTCTTTAGTTTCCTAGAGAACATTAAGGATAGTTCATATTTTGCGCTTCTGGCTTATCGTTCAATGATCATATTTTCTGAATATGAAATTTAGTGAACGCTCTAGTTGCCTTAGTGACTAGAGCAATGTAACTTTGGGTGTTGGCATTAAATAGAGCTAAAATCTTAAGGCTATATGCATTTTTTGTTTGGGCGACATTTTATTCACTAGTAATCAAATCTGGTGGTATCTGTTAACTGGAACTTGGGAGAGGCTTAAAACCATCTATCATAGGTTACAAGATATGTGTGCCCTATATGGTACATTACAAAGAAATGTTTTAGTTCCTGAATATGTATTCCCTGGCAAAACCATCCCTAAAAATGTCCACTCTGGTGATAACTGTGCTGCTTTTCCATCTTATTCTTGTCATTAGTTCACTGTCATTTTGATTACATTATGAATCATTTGTGCATTTCATTGCTGTATAATGTATACGTAACTTGTTATTTTAGAGGAAATATGAGTTTAGTGCTTGTGGAATTACAAAGCCTCTCATTGTTGAAACTTAAGTTTCCACTCTTTTGATCTGGTACCCGAACAAATTAGTTTGACAACTGATGGTGTGAGTTTGGGAGGGGGAAAAAAGGTATGAAATGTACCATTGGACTGGTGTGGACTGGATGCTTATTATATTTTAACTCCTTGTTTCTGTTCAACAGGAGGTCATCGGGCATCAATTTCTGAAGTTAAGGATACAGTTCACGCTGCCTATGAGCATGCAATAACAAGGCCGATCTACTGCCATCTGTCAGTGGCTCAATGTCCTCTTCCAATACCTTTgccttttccttcaatttttggCAACCTTGTTGGCCAACATGGTGAGCTTTTGAGCACGCCAATTGTTGGTTCCCCCACAAGGGGATCACTTGATGTTCATTCCATCCCTATGGCAGCTAGACTACGGTCTAGCAGTGCTGTCTTGCCATTTTTGGAGAATAGATTGGGTGGCCTCCGTAGCTGTGGGATTGCCAGAGGAGCTCCTGGGGCGGAGTTAGTTAGAAGTTGGGGCTTTGCAAAGGATGAATTAGAAGACATGGGTGAGATGCTGTCTAAAATGATCGCGACACTGGATCCGCATTCTCAAATGTCATCTGATTCAGATTAAATTTCCGGTTAGTGTCTCTATGCCTCTCTCCTTTCCATTTATTCTTTGTATATTATCTAAGTGACAGTCGTTGGTCAATCATAGCACCTCTTGAGTCCTTCACCTTTACTTAATTGGATTTCCTTTACCTCTTAGTTTTGCTCACTCAATTCTTCGGGCAGCCATAGTATTTGCTAATATTTGTTTAGTTTATATAATCGAAATAAAAAAGTGGGCCAACCATATCTATATGAATTTGACCAAGTTATAATGATAATGATGCATGAGCAGACATGATTCAACATTTTAGGGGGGTTGAATGTGAAGCTTTCTTTGCCTGGGGAAAGCAACTACTAACGCGTGATTTTACGCAGGTGGAGATACGTGGAAGTGCGGAAAGAATGAGTTTGATATGGCTGGATctggaaaaagagagagaaagagctgTTCAAGCTGTCAATTTGTGGTGAAAGTCAAAGATGTATGTTCGAAACTCGGAATGCAGGGCAAACTGGTAAAGGATGAGAGACCAAGGA encodes the following:
- the LOC126613675 gene encoding uncharacterized protein LOC126613675 isoform X1, giving the protein MRELVTLQVGSFANYVGSHFWNFQDELLGLAEDAYADPVFKNQSLNMDVLYRSGETHQGTVTYTPRLVSVDLQGSLGSMSSRGTLYNEGSSASSNIFTWGGNVSTQAAEPHKKNLFLQSLYEEEQGDFLTLQSGVSGGEESSQREIHDSEIVESLENGVRYWTDFSKVHYHPQSLYELSGLWVDPQKFDNYGIGRESLSAGLQGEEVSERLRFFVEECDHIQGFQFIVDDSGGFSPLAVDVLESIADEYTNAPVMLYAVRGSGSSMDPRSQKQRVSRKLHDAVSFSMLSSLCKLIVPVGLPSLSTSKASTFLSINNERPYHCSAAYAATLHSVSLPFRMEPLGPTGDSSYASGAVTVSEVVQILSGQARQNMVAILDAAMPSPSLAGNSLGETLLRNLQPLTPETAEDVEDLQSVESMTVHGALGSGGHRASISEVKDTVHAAYEHAITRPIYCHLSVAQCPLPIPLPFPSIFGNLVGQHGELLSTPIVGSPTRGSLDVHSIPMAARLRSSSAVLPFLENRLGGLRSCGIARGAPGAELVRSWGFAKDELEDMGEMLSKMIATLDPHSQMSSDSD
- the LOC126613675 gene encoding uncharacterized protein LOC126613675 isoform X2, whose product is MSSRGTLYNEGSSASSNIFTWGGNVSTQAAEPHKKNLFLQSLYEEEQGDFLTLQSGVSGGEESSQREIHDSEIVESLENGVRYWTDFSKVHYHPQSLYELSGLWVDPQKFDNYGIGRESLSAGLQGEEVSERLRFFVEECDHIQGFQFIVDDSGGFSPLAVDVLESIADEYTNAPVMLYAVRGSGSSMDPRSQKQRVSRKLHDAVSFSMLSSLCKLIVPVGLPSLSTSKASTFLSINNERPYHCSAAYAATLHSVSLPFRMEPLGPTGDSSYASGAVTVSEVVQILSGQARQNMVAILDAAMPSPSLAGNSLGETLLRNLQPLTPETAEDVEDLQSVESMTVHGALGSGGHRASISEVKDTVHAAYEHAITRPIYCHLSVAQCPLPIPLPFPSIFGNLVGQHGELLSTPIVGSPTRGSLDVHSIPMAARLRSSSAVLPFLENRLGGLRSCGIARGAPGAELVRSWGFAKDELEDMGEMLSKMIATLDPHSQMSSDSD